Proteins encoded in a region of the Effusibacillus lacus genome:
- a CDS encoding copper amine oxidase N-terminal domain-containing protein, protein MVKRLLSILLGLLLVHVALFANIQPFFAAEKSSVVTVYIDGKQQTFDPPAQVVNGRTLVPLRAIFEKLGAKVDWEDATQTVKASKDGKKVQLRIGSNKAYVNEEERTLDVPAQLIQDRTMVPARFVSEALGAKVGWDGELQSVFVQTRQDVVAVLETPEGITFESQSPAWDTGKLIRLYQDFLQNKRGEEMKVLSKVILSPERPGGEAGKVNLRFSTNRSGEPTQLDPGREIFLYHADDVTTIEGMASTLSHEYGHIFSFYWIIKKENKWPFEPDTGWAKLRNLNAYPVEYRRFDYDYSHFWAPEEIMADEYAMLYGSPKGKRIDIKEKKPFSFNIQDRIENQVIPSVETLPQIKQYWETLSGVPTGTPVLKAPELVSIKPDPVRIGSFSHTKYVVEFTPASDKNLQYFAVLSTRTTPYGAWQIVRSPIRNGVGPLVLGETEEGYVSIPKKPAYIQIYAFDPETKQFVYGSMRWFDFTDPMNPTPIGDQFQYDAQ, encoded by the coding sequence GTGGTAAAGAGACTTCTATCGATTTTGCTTGGACTTCTGCTTGTGCATGTAGCATTATTTGCGAATATTCAACCTTTTTTTGCAGCCGAAAAAAGTTCAGTCGTAACGGTCTACATCGACGGAAAACAGCAAACCTTTGATCCGCCTGCCCAGGTTGTAAACGGACGTACGTTGGTCCCGCTTCGCGCCATCTTTGAGAAACTCGGCGCCAAAGTGGATTGGGAAGACGCCACCCAAACAGTGAAAGCCTCCAAAGACGGAAAGAAAGTGCAACTTCGGATCGGGTCCAACAAGGCCTATGTCAACGAAGAAGAACGAACCCTGGATGTGCCGGCCCAACTGATTCAGGACCGCACCATGGTTCCGGCCCGGTTTGTCTCGGAAGCCCTGGGAGCGAAAGTAGGCTGGGACGGGGAGTTGCAAAGCGTATTCGTGCAGACAAGGCAGGATGTGGTCGCAGTCCTTGAAACGCCGGAAGGCATTACGTTTGAGTCCCAATCGCCTGCCTGGGACACTGGGAAACTCATTCGTCTCTATCAGGATTTTTTACAGAACAAACGTGGCGAAGAGATGAAGGTCTTGAGTAAAGTCATTCTCTCTCCCGAAAGGCCGGGAGGAGAGGCAGGAAAAGTCAATCTGCGATTCAGCACAAACCGAAGCGGCGAGCCGACTCAACTCGATCCCGGCCGTGAGATTTTCCTCTATCACGCTGATGATGTTACAACAATTGAGGGAATGGCCAGTACCCTTTCCCACGAATACGGTCACATCTTCTCTTTCTACTGGATCATCAAGAAGGAAAACAAATGGCCCTTTGAGCCGGATACCGGTTGGGCGAAACTTCGAAATCTCAACGCCTATCCGGTTGAATATCGAAGGTTCGATTACGACTATTCTCACTTCTGGGCGCCGGAAGAAATCATGGCGGATGAGTACGCCATGCTGTACGGTTCCCCGAAAGGGAAGCGAATCGATATCAAAGAGAAGAAACCCTTTTCCTTCAACATCCAGGACCGGATTGAGAACCAGGTCATCCCAAGTGTCGAGACGCTGCCTCAAATCAAACAGTATTGGGAAACCCTGTCGGGCGTCCCCACAGGAACTCCAGTCCTCAAGGCGCCGGAATTGGTCTCAATAAAACCGGATCCCGTTCGGATCGGTTCGTTCTCTCATACGAAGTACGTCGTGGAATTCACGCCGGCAAGTGATAAAAACTTACAATATTTTGCGGTTCTCAGTACCCGAACAACCCCATATGGCGCATGGCAAATCGTCCGTTCTCCGATTCGAAACGGAGTTGGGCCGCTCGTCCTCGGGGAAACAGAAGAAGGGTACGTGTCGATCCCTAAAAAACCGGCTTACATTCAGATTTACGCCTTTGACCCTGAAACCAAGCAGTTCGTGTATGGAAGCATGCGCTGGTTTGACTTTACCGATCCAATGAATCCGACGCCTATCGGAGATCAATTTCAATACGACGCTCAATAA
- a CDS encoding sigma-54 interaction domain-containing protein, protein MEKLKEKQTAAKIDVGVALLDREGFVVYTNDTIKRWLGKSNPQLIKAGLELLIPNHRFSKVFASGKPMDWQMELGGMHLQINAYPYPNCVEKSGIFLVACNTVPLKIMQERLSEMKAVADELDAIFQNSYDAIYITDANGITLKTNDAIERLTGIPKEYYIGKDLRYLEKRGIVQKLVSFEVMKQKKPVTVIQENSLGKVLLNTGSPVFNEQGEVIRVVTNVRDISELNRLREELSQLRKFHAGEDQVVVASKEMERVIDLACRVAATDTTVLLLGESGGGKEVVARMIHRNSRRYEKGSFIKVNCGAIPQELLESELFGYESGAFTGAKKEGKPGMFELAHEGTLFLDEIGEMPLHLQVKLLRVLQEQEFHRVGGVKPIRVNVRIIAATNRDLKKMVAEGSFREDLYYRLYVVPIEIPPLRKRKEDILPLIQFYLDKFNRKFQTAKSFTDETLAILQRYQWPGNIRELANLIERLLVITPSHEIRPDHLPKMTGVYVPDNEPAVQEHAQNGLPPVSASEITYSLEKIEEWGGLQEAVEQLERQLLAAAYERYGSSYEVAKALKISQSTAIRKAYKYGIRIKSGEV, encoded by the coding sequence ATGGAGAAACTGAAGGAAAAACAAACAGCCGCAAAAATCGATGTCGGAGTGGCTCTTCTTGACCGGGAAGGATTCGTCGTGTACACAAATGACACAATTAAGCGATGGTTGGGAAAATCAAACCCTCAATTGATCAAGGCCGGATTGGAGCTGTTGATTCCCAACCACCGATTTTCCAAGGTATTTGCTTCCGGAAAACCAATGGATTGGCAGATGGAGCTTGGCGGTATGCACCTGCAAATCAATGCCTATCCCTATCCAAACTGCGTCGAAAAATCGGGGATTTTTCTGGTCGCGTGCAATACGGTTCCGCTAAAGATCATGCAGGAGAGGCTGTCTGAGATGAAAGCGGTTGCGGATGAATTGGACGCGATTTTTCAAAATTCCTATGATGCCATTTACATTACGGATGCAAACGGAATTACGCTCAAAACAAACGATGCGATTGAACGATTGACGGGCATTCCGAAAGAATATTACATCGGAAAAGATCTTCGGTATCTGGAAAAACGGGGAATTGTGCAAAAATTGGTCTCGTTTGAAGTGATGAAGCAAAAAAAGCCGGTCACCGTGATTCAAGAGAACTCGCTCGGCAAGGTTCTTTTAAACACCGGAAGTCCGGTGTTTAATGAACAGGGAGAGGTGATCCGGGTTGTTACCAATGTTCGGGACATTTCGGAGCTCAACCGCCTTCGGGAAGAATTGTCGCAATTGCGTAAGTTTCATGCCGGAGAAGACCAGGTGGTGGTCGCAAGCAAAGAAATGGAGCGGGTGATCGATCTCGCCTGCCGGGTGGCCGCTACTGACACCACCGTATTGCTGTTGGGCGAATCGGGGGGCGGAAAAGAAGTGGTCGCCCGTATGATCCACCGAAACAGCCGCCGTTACGAAAAAGGATCTTTCATCAAGGTGAATTGCGGGGCCATTCCGCAGGAACTTCTCGAATCCGAACTGTTCGGATACGAATCGGGAGCGTTTACCGGAGCCAAGAAAGAAGGCAAACCGGGAATGTTCGAACTCGCGCATGAAGGAACCCTTTTTCTCGACGAGATCGGCGAGATGCCGCTCCATCTGCAGGTGAAACTGCTTCGTGTATTGCAGGAGCAGGAATTTCATCGTGTGGGCGGGGTTAAACCCATTCGGGTGAATGTCCGGATCATCGCGGCAACCAATCGCGATTTAAAAAAGATGGTGGCCGAGGGTTCCTTTCGGGAGGACCTGTATTACCGACTATATGTTGTGCCAATCGAGATTCCGCCTTTGCGCAAACGAAAGGAAGACATTCTTCCGTTGATTCAATTTTATTTGGACAAATTCAACAGAAAATTTCAGACAGCCAAGAGTTTTACGGACGAGACACTGGCAATCCTGCAGCGTTATCAATGGCCGGGCAATATCCGTGAACTGGCAAACCTGATCGAACGGCTGTTGGTGATCACCCCTTCTCACGAGATTCGCCCAGATCATCTGCCCAAAATGACAGGTGTGTATGTTCCGGACAATGAACCGGCAGTTCAGGAGCACGCCCAAAACGGGCTGCCACCCGTTTCCGCTTCGGAAATCACCTATTCATTGGAAAAGATAGAAGAATGGGGAGGGCTGCAAGAGGCGGTGGAACAACTGGAGCGACAACTTTTGGCCGCCGCTTACGAGCGGTACGGAAGTTCCTATGAAGTGGCGAAAGCGTTAAAAATCAGTCAATCAACCGCAATCCGAAAAGCGTACAAATACGGAATTCGAATCAAGTCGGGGGAGGTGTAA
- a CDS encoding copper amine oxidase N-terminal domain-containing protein, giving the protein MKIRNLALTLTFISSLAAGSMSAQAEENIMVQLDGQPITFDAAPYIKNDRTLVPMRTIFEKLGATVEWDNATQTVTGKKGDTVIKLTIGSNTALVNNEPVELDVAAELHKDTGNRTMVPLRFVAESLDTEVNWDDATQTVEIRSFAYKETLTYWNDEFGNVIQKKEDAERPEEVLFQKYRYTGENVNRFRAIHYTRRYLQSIQTQVTVELKTEGVYENGKVTGKYFIRMIDTSNQVSFAETDGTYEKTVEAKTFEELKIDPAVIQEVMKYEGSR; this is encoded by the coding sequence ATGAAAATAAGAAATCTAGCACTAACACTCACATTCATCTCTTCATTGGCAGCAGGCAGTATGTCTGCTCAAGCCGAAGAAAACATCATGGTGCAACTTGACGGGCAACCCATCACGTTTGACGCCGCTCCCTACATCAAAAACGATCGGACACTGGTTCCCATGCGGACCATTTTTGAAAAATTGGGTGCGACCGTCGAGTGGGACAATGCCACTCAAACTGTTACCGGCAAAAAGGGCGACACCGTCATCAAGTTGACGATTGGCTCCAACACGGCCCTGGTCAATAACGAACCGGTCGAACTTGACGTAGCAGCCGAACTCCATAAGGACACCGGGAACCGCACCATGGTACCCTTGCGTTTTGTGGCCGAATCGCTGGATACGGAAGTCAACTGGGACGATGCCACACAAACCGTGGAGATCAGGTCGTTTGCCTATAAAGAAACGCTGACCTATTGGAATGACGAATTCGGAAACGTCATTCAGAAAAAGGAAGATGCAGAACGTCCGGAAGAAGTTCTGTTTCAAAAATACCGGTATACGGGTGAAAATGTGAATCGGTTCCGGGCGATACATTACACACGGCGATACCTACAGTCCATCCAAACACAGGTCACCGTTGAACTAAAAACGGAGGGTGTGTATGAGAACGGAAAAGTCACCGGAAAGTATTTCATCCGGATGATTGACACCTCGAATCAAGTTTCTTTTGCGGAAACCGACGGCACGTACGAAAAAACGGTTGAGGCGAAAACCTTTGAGGAACTGAAAATCGATCCGGCAGTCATCCAAGAGGTCATGAAGTACGAAGGGTCAAGATAA